AGCATTTGGGCAACAAATGGGCAACAAGATTAATGAAAGCAAAAGCTAAATAAAAACAGCCAATTACAAAGTAAGGACTTCATTATTTTCCCTTTTCATAGTACTATTTGAAGGATTCATAAAACTTTCATTTTAAGGCCTCTTGATAAATCATATGCTCTTTTTAATGCCACACACATACCTATACATCATTTTTCTATTTTTTTAATGTTTGTGTTAAAATTATCTGTAATTTTGAGGTCAAATCATTTCCAAACTTTAAAATATCTATAATTTAATGTCTGAATTGTTATACACCATCAATCCCGATAGAAATACGCCTTGGAATGATCTTCCGCTACTTCCAATAAATGAAAAGTTATATCAGACTATTGAGATATATGAAAAACTAGGAGAAGCAAAAGCAGCTCTAGCAAAATTACACGGAAGAAGTGCAATTATACTAAACCAGGGATTATTGATCAACACAATTAGCTTACAAGAAGCTAAGATTTCAAGTGCTATTGAAAATATTTTTACAACTGATGATGAGTTATATAAGGCCTATAGTGATGGGAGAAATGAAATTAACAACCCATCAAAAGAAGTACTTCGATATAAAGAAGCACTATGGACAGGATTTAATTATTTAAAACAAAAACAATTATTTGATAAGGAGTATCTGGTAAAAGTATTTCAAGAAATAAAACAAACTAATGATTCTATTCGCCCGGATTTTTCAAATACAACAATCAAACAAGGTGGTACAGGACCAAATGCTGGTCAAGTTGTATTTACTCCCCCCAGAGGAGAAAATATAATCAATCAAAAACTTGATAATCTAATAAATTTCCTCAATGATGATATTGAATTCAATATTGACCATCTATTGAAATTGGCTATCTGTCATTATCAATTTGAAGCAATTCATCCTTTCAGAGATGGAAATGGAAGAACTGGAAGGATTTTAAACATTCATTATTTAACTAATAAAGGATTACTGGATTTCCCTATTTTATTCTTGAGCAGATATATATTAGATCATAAAGATGATTATTATTCGAGTTTAAGAGGAATATCTCAAGGCGGGAACTGGAAAGATTGGTTTCTTTTTATACTAAGAGCAATTGAATATACATCCAACATTACATTTCATAAGATCAATGATATCGTCTCAACTAAAGATTCAATTCTAGAATATTTAAGAAAAGACAAAAGAAAATTCCGCAACCCTGAGAAACTTGTTGAACTTTTGTTTACCCAGCCTTTCACAAAGGTAAATCACCTTGTAAATGCTAAAGCTTATGCTGAAAATACTGCGAGAGACTACTTAAACAGATTGTGTGAATTAAAGGTTTTAGAGAAGAGGGAAA
The Bacteroidota bacterium genome window above contains:
- a CDS encoding Fic family protein, whose protein sequence is MSELLYTINPDRNTPWNDLPLLPINEKLYQTIEIYEKLGEAKAALAKLHGRSAIILNQGLLINTISLQEAKISSAIENIFTTDDELYKAYSDGRNEINNPSKEVLRYKEALWTGFNYLKQKQLFDKEYLVKVFQEIKQTNDSIRPDFSNTTIKQGGTGPNAGQVVFTPPRGENIINQKLDNLINFLNDDIEFNIDHLLKLAICHYQFEAIHPFRDGNGRTGRILNIHYLTNKGLLDFPILFLSRYILDHKDDYYSSLRGISQGGNWKDWFLFILRAIEYTSNITFHKINDIVSTKDSILEYLRKDKRKFRNPEKLVELLFTQPFTKVNHLVNAKAYAENTARDYLNRLCELKVLEKREIEGHHYYLNLELYRILSE